The stretch of DNA CCAGAACTTCATGGAGCGCTGGGGTGTTCACCACATAGTGACTTCGCCGCACTATCCCCAGTCTAATGGCCATGCTGAGGCGGCTGTCAAGTCGGTGAAGCATCTCATCTTGAAGACAGCCCCCCTCCGGCAACATTGATACGGAGGAGTTTGCCAGAGGTCTCCTGGAGCTGCGTAACTCTCCCAACTATACAGGACGGTCCCCTTCGCAACACCTCTATGGCCACCCTCTTCGGTCCTGCGTCCCTGCCCACCCAGAGTCCTTCTCCGCGGACTGGCAGACCAAGACGGAGGAATGCGACCGCCGCGCTGCCGCCCGAGCTGAACAGGTGCAGGCTCACTATGACCAGCACGCCAGGCCCCTCCCCAAGCTGTGCATTGGAGCCACAGTCCGCATCCAGGACCCTGTGTCTCTCCGCTGGGATAAGGTCGGTGTGGTCATGGGCTGCAGCAGGAACAGGGAATATGATGTTCGTCTCCCCAGCGGACGTGTCTGGCGACGCAACCGCCGTCTCCTACGCCCAGTGCCGCCCCATGGTGATGATCCTCCCCACCATATCCCTGTGGTCCCTTGGTCAGACGAGAAAAGTCCGTCTGCTTTACTTGCTCCCCCAGTTGCCCCACGTCGTTCCCAGCGGCTCATGGAAAAGAGTTCCGCTCGAGCCAGTGCTACGAgcgtgaggggggagggaggtgtgggtatgtaatgtaatgtatcatATGTATTCCCTGTACCTCTGATTATCGTACGCCTGGCAACCCTACGTAAGCCTCAGTCTTGCTGGCGTCTCCAAGGCAGGCACGCGTACGGGGGTCCTTCCAaggctttctctgtgttcctctgctTGAATACACCTTCTCCAGTTAGTACGTGTTTCTATGAAGAACCTTCACCTTCGTGGCTGTACTGTCCCgacagctacccaacaccacaaaatgcagatgtataaaatcactaaaactTCCATATATTAGAAAACAAACTAGTAAACATCAAATTCAAGAATGAATTTCatatactaaagaaaaaaaaatcaatccctCTAACAGTGTGACAatggttctcaacctttttgtcgtcaagaaccccctgagttataagacaaTTTAGCCGAACCCACAGTAAAATGACATTGAACAGAATGTCAATTTAGTCAGTGACACTAAATCAACATGCAGTAGTAcaacaaaggatattattagatcagccatctaagtatccctggaaatcttgtgaaccctTGGGGGCTCGAGAACCCCAAGTTGAGAACCCTTCCTCTGACACTATGTAAagtcataaaaataataagcaatTAATATATTTGATAAAAGTTCTATTATTTAATCGCCAAAACCTCTACTCCCTAAAAGCATAGTACAATCACATAATATCAAACGAGAATAAGCATGTACAAGACGAATATCTCATGAATCAatggcacacacacattattgaaATGTAGTCATCCAAGCAATAACTCCTCGGTCGCTGTGACATTGTGCAGGTTTCTTAGGTGTAAGGACAAGGGACAACTCTCAAAGACGTGTGTTGCAGTCTGCACCAGGCCTTAAGTACAAACACTCCTCCAGGGGATGGCGGCCCCGTCTCCTCTGGCTTCAGCGACTCCTTGCACCGCTAGAGAGTGTGCACTTACAACCTTATCCATGAAACAGGTTCTATTTCATTCAATTTAACATTAGTTGTGTTTatttcataagaaaaaaaaaataaatctcttTGAAGTTGAATTGATAACATTTGATCTAATCACGTGTGtcctcttctacattatccatACTGTTAAAGGAGAGGT from Portunus trituberculatus isolate SZX2019 chromosome 9, ASM1759143v1, whole genome shotgun sequence encodes:
- the LOC123501719 gene encoding LOW QUALITY PROTEIN: uncharacterized protein LOC123501719 (The sequence of the model RefSeq protein was modified relative to this genomic sequence to represent the inferred CDS: deleted 1 base in 1 codon), yielding MERWGVHHIVTSPHYPQSNGHAEAAVKSVKHLILKTAPSGNIDTEEFARGLLELRNSPNYTGRSPSQHLYGHPLRSCVPAHPESFSADWQTKTEECDRRAAARAEQVQAHYDQHARPLPKLCIGATVRIQDPVSLRWDKVGVVMGCSRNREYDVRLPSGRVWRRNRRLLRPVPPHGDDPPHHIPVVPWSDEKSPSALLAPPVAPRRSQRLMEKSSARASATSVRGEGGVVSTCFYEEPSPSWLYCPDSYPTPQNADV